The Amycolatopsis sp. NBC_01480 genome segment CGCGCCGGCGAGCACGGCGCCGATGGCCGCGCTGGCCGAGAGCAGGGCGCCGGTCTTGCCGCCGGCCATGGTCACGCACTCCGGCAGGGTGACGTCGTCGCGCTGCTCGAATCCGACGTCCAGGAACTGCCCGTGGATCAGCCGCCGGGTGGTCCCGGCCAGCAGCCGCCCGGCGGCGATCGCGTGCGGGGAACCGCTGTCCAGCACCACTTCCTGGGCCAGCGCGAGCATCGCGTCGCCGGTCAGGATGGCGCTGGCCGCGCCGTAGAGCGACCAGACGGTCGGGCGATGGCGGCGCTCGGTGTCACCGTCCATCAGGTCGTCGTGCACCAGCGAGAAGTTGTGCACCAGCTCGACGGCGACCGCGCCGGGCACCCCCGTTTCCGGGGACGCGCCGGCGGCCTGCGCGGACAGCACGGCGAGCGCGGGGCGGACGGCCTTGCCGCCGTTTCCCTGCACCGGTACGCCGTTCGCGTCGGTCCAGCCGAGGTGGTACGCGCTGATCGAGCGGCTGCTCTCGTCCAGCCGCTCGACGGCCGCGCGCAGGGCGGGTGTGACCGTGTCGCGGCACCGGGCCAGTGAGCCCGGGGCCGCGGGCGCGGCAGTGGGTCGCATGGTGGCGGTCATGCTCCGACTCCCTCCTTCACGTCATGGGTGTGCTCTTCGAGGAGGGCGGTCGCGGCGGCCGCACCGCTGCGCGCGGCGCCCTCCATGGTCGCGGGCCAGCCGGTGGCGGTCCACGCCCCGGCGAGGAACAGGCCGCGCTCGGCGGTCGCGGCGGGCGGCCGCAGCGACGCGGTTCCGGGGCTGGGCCGGAAGGTCGCGTGCCGTTCACGGGTGACGAAGAAGTCGAGCACCTCGGCCCGACCGGTTTCGGGCAGCAGGCCGGTCAGCTCGGGCAGCAGCCGCTCGCGCAGCGCCGCGGCCGGCAGGTCGATCAGGCCGTCGGCGGCCGAGAGCGACATCGCCAGGTACTGGCCGCTGTCCAAACCGGACTGCCGGGTGCGGTCGAACACCCACTGCACGGGCGTGCGGACCCCGGCCGCGAACGGCTCGTCCAGCACCCGGCGGTCGAGCACCACGTGCACGTTGACGATCGGGGAGCTGCCGAGCCCGCCGGACCAGCCGGGCGGCAGCTGTATGGCGCCGTCCGGGGCCAGCTGCTCGGTCACCGGCGGCGGGGTGGCCAGCACCACCTGCCCGAACCGGTCCTCGCCGCTGTCGGTGCGCACGCGCCAGCCGCGCCCGCACCGTTCGATCGACCGGACTTTGACGCCGGTGCGGACCTCCGCGCCGGCCTCGGTCAGCCGCGCCAGCGCCGGGCCGCCGTGCAGTTCGCTCAACGGCACCAGCGACCAGCCGATGTCGGCGGCGGCGGGATCGGTGAGCAGGCCCTCCTGGAACACGGTGGCGGCCAGGCTGAGCGACGCTTCGTCCGCCGTGGCGTTCAGCGTCGCGACGCCGACGAGGTCCCACAGCACCTCGATCGCGGCGGCGCTCTGCCCGTGCCGGCGCAGCCATTCGCCGAACGACTGGCGGTCCGTGCGGTCGTCGGCCGGGTCGACGCGCTTGAGCGCCAGCGCCGCCAGCGCGAACCGCGCGCGGTCCAGCGGGCGCAGATGTTCGTACCGCAGCAGTGAAGCGGCCAGGTGCAGGGGAGCGGGCAGGTCGCCGCGGCGCAGCCAGGTCGTCGCGGCCGAGCCCGGGGTGCGGATCGGGATCGCGAGGCGTGGCTGGAGCGCCACCCGGTCGGCGACGCCGAGCCGGTCCAGCAACGCGAGATAAACCGTGCAGCAACGCAGGAACACGTGCTGCCCATTGTCCACATGCAACTCGCCGCGGGTGAACGAGTGCGTCAGCCCGCCCAGGTGCGGACGCCCTTCGTACAGCGTCACGGACCGCCCCGCGT includes the following:
- a CDS encoding polyprenyl synthetase family protein is translated as MTATMRPTAAPAAPGSLARCRDTVTPALRAAVERLDESSRSISAYHLGWTDANGVPVQGNGGKAVRPALAVLSAQAAGASPETGVPGAVAVELVHNFSLVHDDLMDGDTERRHRPTVWSLYGAASAILTGDAMLALAQEVVLDSGSPHAIAAGRLLAGTTRRLIHGQFLDVGFEQRDDVTLPECVTMAGGKTGALLSASAAIGAVLAGAPAAVIAALTEYGEEIGLAFQLVDDVLGIWGNPAVTGKPVFSDLRAHKKSLPITYATGHGGATARELAGWLAGTETGDDTELARVAGLVESAGGREWAMAEAARRVASAEAAIAGLPAGPRAELIEIARFIVGREA
- the hpnE gene encoding hydroxysqualene dehydroxylase HpnE, which produces MNDPAEAATGTVAVIGGGLAGIATALRCVDAGRSVTLYEGRPHLGGLTHSFTRGELHVDNGQHVFLRCCTVYLALLDRLGVADRVALQPRLAIPIRTPGSAATTWLRRGDLPAPLHLAASLLRYEHLRPLDRARFALAALALKRVDPADDRTDRQSFGEWLRRHGQSAAAIEVLWDLVGVATLNATADEASLSLAATVFQEGLLTDPAAADIGWSLVPLSELHGGPALARLTEAGAEVRTGVKVRSIERCGRGWRVRTDSGEDRFGQVVLATPPPVTEQLAPDGAIQLPPGWSGGLGSSPIVNVHVVLDRRVLDEPFAAGVRTPVQWVFDRTRQSGLDSGQYLAMSLSAADGLIDLPAAALRERLLPELTGLLPETGRAEVLDFFVTRERHATFRPSPGTASLRPPAATAERGLFLAGAWTATGWPATMEGAARSGAAAATALLEEHTHDVKEGVGA